Proteins from one Gossypium raimondii isolate GPD5lz chromosome 8, ASM2569854v1, whole genome shotgun sequence genomic window:
- the LOC105790939 gene encoding AP2-like ethylene-responsive transcription factor AIL5, producing the protein MNIGSMDSSSGPNNSLAFSLSSHHHHQNHLSFFSSSSNPALFQAFNTSAAAAVPTTTSPANSLSAEKDAGGEGPATTASATTDLSMFKGGPKLEDFLGGSSTTPGVGGAPQLQLLHHHNFSTQTPVTVSDNDIYDSELKTIAAIFLRGFSSEQIDIHKQQQQAPIAEPAPKRSVDTFGQRTSIYRGVTRHRWTGRYEAHLWDNSCRREGQSRKGRQVYLGGYDKEDKAARAYDLAALKYWGPTTTTNFPISNYEKELEEMKNMTRQEFVASLRRKSSGFSRGASIYRGVTRHHQHGRWQARIGRVAGNKDLYLGTFSTQEEAAEAYDIAAIKFRGLNAVTNFDMSRYDVNSIANSNLPIGGLNNKSKNCNDSASDRSTDEERDHSGSSGMTFTSQPTACSTVGFAINIKQDPSDYWSNVLGYNDTGASLSSAKNPMFHHSPNGSGFQSPSGFCTGNGGNSAVNGSINNGLFNRGGYVGQEQQESSAATNSHPLATPIVLNNSDNYESSSSGYGGNWNLAQSFQSTYQTAKPSLSVFQTPIFGME; encoded by the exons ATGAACATAGGGAGTATGGATTCTTCTTCCGGTCCCAACAATTCCCTTGCTTTCTCTCTTTCCAGCCATCACCACCACCAAAATCATCTCagcttcttctcttcttcttctaacCCCGCTCTCTTTCAAGCTTTCAACACTTCCGCAGCCGCCGCCGTCCCAACAACAACATCACCCGCAAACTCGTTATCAG CCGAAAAAGATGCAGGTGGCGAAGGTCCAGCTACAACCGCTAGTGCAACAACAGACTTGTCCATGTTTAAAGGTGGCCCGAAACTCGAGGATTTTCTTGGCGGTTCTTCTACTACACCTGGAGTTGGAGGTGCACCTCAACTGCAGTTGCTTCATCATCATAACTTCTCTACTCAAACACCCGTGACTGTTTCTGACAACGATATATATGATTCTGAGCTCAAAACCATTGCTGCTATATTTCTTCGTGGATTTTCCTCTGAGCAAATCGATATTCACAAACAACAGCAACAAGCACCTATAGCTGAGCCTGCACCCAAAAGATCTGTTGATACTTTTGGCCAACGTACCTCGATCTACCGGGGTGTCACCAG GCATAGATGGACTGGAAGGTATGAAGCTCACTTGTGGGACAATAGTTGCAGAAGAGAAGGCCAAAGTAGGAAAGGAAGGCAAG TTTATTTGG GTGGCTATGACAAGGAAGATAAAGCTGCAAGAGCTTATGATCTTGCGGCTCTCAAGTACTGGGGTCCGACCACTACTACCAACTTTCCG atttcaaactATGAGAAGGAGCTCGAAGAGATGAAGAACATGACTAGGCAAGAGTTCGTTGCTTCTCTCCGGAG GAAAAGTAGTGGATTTTCTAGGGGTGCTTCAATTTACAGAGGAGTGACAAG GCATCATCAACATGGTAGGTGGCAAGCAAGAATTGGAAGAGTTGCAGGCAACAAAGATCTCTATCTTGGCACATTTA GCACCCAAGAAGAAGCAGCTGAAGCCTATGATATTGCAGCAATCAAGTTTAGAGGCTTAAACGCGGTTACAAATTTTGATATGAGCCGCTACGATGTAAACAGCATTGCAAACAGCAATCTTCCCATTGGAGGACTGAACAACAAATCCAAAAACTGCAATGATTCAGCTTCTGATAGGAGCACCGATGAGGAGCGAGATCACTCTGGATCATCAGGCATGACCTTTACATCTCAGCCCACTGCATGCTCCACAGTAGGCTTTGCAATTAACATCAAGCAAGACCCATCCGATTATTGGTCAAACGTTCTCGGATACAATGATACTGGTGCTTCCTTAAGCAGTGCCAAGAACCCTATGTTTCATCACTCACCAAATGGATCCGGTTTCCAAAGTCCAAGTGGATTCTGTACTGGCAATGGTGGGAATTCTGCAGTCAATGGAAGCATTAATAATGGGTTATTCAATCGAGGTGGCTATGTTGGGCAGGAGCAACAAGAGAGCAGTGCTGCTACTAATTCCCACCCATTGGCAACGCCAATTGTCTTAAATAATAGCGATAATTATGAGAGCTCGTCTTCTGGCTATGGTGGTAACTGGAATCTCGCACAGTCGTTTCAATCTACTTATCAAACTGCAAAGCCAAGTCTCTCAGTGTTCCAAACACCAATTTTTGGCATGGAATGA